One window of the Sparus aurata chromosome 17, fSpaAur1.1, whole genome shotgun sequence genome contains the following:
- the opn9 gene encoding opsin 9 isoform X2, translating to MGESGSQAGSWFVPSSVHPLFVSQLSPSADFAVAVFLIFTGVLSLLGNGTVLLVYCRKRKKLKPPELMTINLALCDFGFSLLGAPFFIISSLCHAWVFGEIGCLWYGIQGFVCGIGSLLTTCLISVDRCLKICCLRYGQWIERRHVSLSIALMWVCTLFWALLPAFGFGSYGPEPYGTSCTINWWRMKSSLNDRIYIFLILTLCFGFPTISIVTSYLVILLTVHRSNRTLASISSSSVSHTSKDLRLTKMAAVVCASFLLAWLPYATVSLISALVPRDDQEAGSTLQTVVEESTTVASSFLNAPKILDIPSLLNWTVTEGYGQMYTPENKWSVVNNTSLASITSTLSKHAEPMARSPQLFSALPPVFTLIPAMFAKSHSMINPLIYQLMNQEFRHDVYVMVFGQAERRPERAASISLSYCRSWRKNRSHPMSLSPERKKRNPKKQKT from the exons ATGGGAGAGTCGGGCTCACAGGCAGGCTCCTGGTTCGTCCCCTCGTCGGTCCACCCGCTCTTCGTCTCCCAGCTGTCCCCCTCTGCAGACTTCGCCGTCGCTGTCTTCCTCATCTTCACGG GTGTCTTATCCTTGCTGGGAAACGGCACGGTGCTGTTAGTCTactgcaggaagagaaagaagctCAAACCTCCAGAGCTCATGACCATCAACCTGGCTCTCTGTGATTTTGGCTTCAGCCTCTTGGGAGCCCCATTTTTCATAATTTCCAG cctGTGTCATGCATGGGTGTTCGGGGAGATTGGGTGCCTCTGGTACGGCATCCAGGGCTTTGTGTGCGGCATCGGCTCTTTGCTCACCACCTGTCTCATCTCCGTGGACCGCTGCCTGAAGATCTGCTGCTTAAGATACG GTCAATGGATCGAGAGGCGCCATGTGTCTCTGTCCATAGCCCTGATGTGGGTTTGCACACTGTTCTGGGCCTTACTGCCTGCTTTTGGCTTTGGAAGTTACGGACCAGAACCGTACGGGACCAGCTGCACCATCAACTG GTGGAGAATGAAGTCGTCTCTAAACGACAGAATCTACATTTTCCTCATCCTGACTTTATGCTTCGGATTTCCAACCATCTCCATCGTCACCTCGTATTTGGTCATCCTGCTGACG GTCCACAGATCTAATCGAACTCTGGCGTCTATCTCATCTTCCTCGGTCAGTCACACCAGCAaagacctgagacttacaaag ATGGCTGCCGTGGTGTGCGCCAGCTTCCTCCTGGCCTGGCTGCCCTACGCTACTGTGTCTCTGATCTCTGCCCTCGTGCCCAGAGACGACCAGGAGGCCGGCAGCACTTTACAGACTGTGGTGGAGGAGTCGACCACTGTGGCCTCGAGCTTTCTAAACGCTCCAAAGATCCTGGACATCCCCTCATTGCTCAACTGGACTGTTACAGAAGGTTACGGACAAATGTACACCCCTGAGAACAAGTGGAGTGTAGTGAACAACACCAGTTTggcctccatcacctccaccctGAGCAAACACGCTGAGCCAATGGCCAGGAGCCCCCAGCTGTTCTCCGCTCTTCCGCCTGTCTTCACCTTGATCCCCGCGATGTTTGCCAAGTCCCACTCTATGATCAACCCTCTCATCTACCAGCTCATGAACCAGGAGTTCAGGCATGACGTCTATGTGATGGTGTTCGGCCAAGCAGAGAGGAGGCCCGAGCGGGCGG cGAGCATCAGTCTCTCCTACTGCCGGAGCTGGAGGAAGAACAGGAGCCACCCCATGTCCTTGTCGccggaaagaaaaaagagaaatccGAAGAAACAGAAGACCTGA
- the opn9 gene encoding opsin 9 isoform X1, whose amino-acid sequence MGESGSQAGSWFVPSSVHPLFVSQLSPSADFAVAVFLIFTGVLSLLGNGTVLLVYCRKRKKLKPPELMTINLALCDFGFSLLGAPFFIISSLCHAWVFGEIGCLWYGIQGFVCGIGSLLTTCLISVDRCLKICCLRYGQWIERRHVSLSIALMWVCTLFWALLPAFGFGSYGPEPYGTSCTINWWRMKSSLNDRIYIFLILTLCFGFPTISIVTSYLVILLTVHRSNRTLASISSSSVSHTSKDLRLTKMAAVVCASFLLAWLPYATVSLISALVPRDDQEAGSTLQTVVEESTTVASSFLNAPKILDIPSLLNWTVTEGYGQMYTPENKWSVVNNTSLASITSTLSKHAEPMARSPQLFSALPPVFTLIPAMFAKSHSMINPLIYQLMNQEFRHDVYVMVFGQAERRPERAGRSSLYGTSISLSYCRSWRKNRSHPMSLSPERKKRNPKKQKT is encoded by the exons ATGGGAGAGTCGGGCTCACAGGCAGGCTCCTGGTTCGTCCCCTCGTCGGTCCACCCGCTCTTCGTCTCCCAGCTGTCCCCCTCTGCAGACTTCGCCGTCGCTGTCTTCCTCATCTTCACGG GTGTCTTATCCTTGCTGGGAAACGGCACGGTGCTGTTAGTCTactgcaggaagagaaagaagctCAAACCTCCAGAGCTCATGACCATCAACCTGGCTCTCTGTGATTTTGGCTTCAGCCTCTTGGGAGCCCCATTTTTCATAATTTCCAG cctGTGTCATGCATGGGTGTTCGGGGAGATTGGGTGCCTCTGGTACGGCATCCAGGGCTTTGTGTGCGGCATCGGCTCTTTGCTCACCACCTGTCTCATCTCCGTGGACCGCTGCCTGAAGATCTGCTGCTTAAGATACG GTCAATGGATCGAGAGGCGCCATGTGTCTCTGTCCATAGCCCTGATGTGGGTTTGCACACTGTTCTGGGCCTTACTGCCTGCTTTTGGCTTTGGAAGTTACGGACCAGAACCGTACGGGACCAGCTGCACCATCAACTG GTGGAGAATGAAGTCGTCTCTAAACGACAGAATCTACATTTTCCTCATCCTGACTTTATGCTTCGGATTTCCAACCATCTCCATCGTCACCTCGTATTTGGTCATCCTGCTGACG GTCCACAGATCTAATCGAACTCTGGCGTCTATCTCATCTTCCTCGGTCAGTCACACCAGCAaagacctgagacttacaaag ATGGCTGCCGTGGTGTGCGCCAGCTTCCTCCTGGCCTGGCTGCCCTACGCTACTGTGTCTCTGATCTCTGCCCTCGTGCCCAGAGACGACCAGGAGGCCGGCAGCACTTTACAGACTGTGGTGGAGGAGTCGACCACTGTGGCCTCGAGCTTTCTAAACGCTCCAAAGATCCTGGACATCCCCTCATTGCTCAACTGGACTGTTACAGAAGGTTACGGACAAATGTACACCCCTGAGAACAAGTGGAGTGTAGTGAACAACACCAGTTTggcctccatcacctccaccctGAGCAAACACGCTGAGCCAATGGCCAGGAGCCCCCAGCTGTTCTCCGCTCTTCCGCCTGTCTTCACCTTGATCCCCGCGATGTTTGCCAAGTCCCACTCTATGATCAACCCTCTCATCTACCAGCTCATGAACCAGGAGTTCAGGCATGACGTCTATGTGATGGTGTTCGGCCAAGCAGAGAGGAGGCCCGAGCGGGCGGGTAGGTCTAGTTTATATGGAA cGAGCATCAGTCTCTCCTACTGCCGGAGCTGGAGGAAGAACAGGAGCCACCCCATGTCCTTGTCGccggaaagaaaaaagagaaatccGAAGAAACAGAAGACCTGA
- the nppcl gene encoding C-type natriuretic peptide-like gives MLCPVLLCAALLLLTPLEITEARALHPSPDAAQFMEQFLERYNDLLTLDDLENLLNTQPEEQSTFSSGAKAAEYPKWADAQTQAETPWLRLLKGALANQKRAEPDRSRRGWNRGCFGLKLDRIGSMSGLGC, from the exons ATGCTGTGTCCTGTGCTGCTTTGTGCCGCTCTGCTCCTCCTGACGCCCCTGGAGATCACGGAGGCTCGCGCTCTGCACCCTTCTCCTGATGCCGCGCAG TTCATGGAACAGTTTCTGGAACGCTACAATGACCTTTTGACCCTGGACGACCTGGAGAACCTGTTGAACACCCAGCCAGAGGAGCAGTCCACCTTCTCCTCTGGGGCCAAAGCGGCCGAGTACCCCAAATGGGCCGACGCACAAACGCAGGCTGAGACCCCCTGGCTGCGCCTGCTGAAGGGGGCTCTGGCCAATCAGAAGCGAGCAGAACCAGACCGGTCACGGAGGGGATGGAACCGGGGCTGCTTTGGTCTCAAACTGGATCGGATCGGGTCAATGAGCGGACTCGGCTGTTag
- the gapdh gene encoding glyceraldehyde-3-phosphate dehydrogenase, with amino-acid sequence MVKVGINGFGRIGRLVTRAGFTSKKVEIVAINDPFIDLEYMVYMFKYDSTHGRYHGEVKIEGDKLVIDGHKITVFHERDPAHIKWGDAGAQYVVESTGVFTTIEKASAHLKGGAKRVIISAPSADAPMFVMGVNHQKYDKSLPVVSNASCTTNCLAPLAKVINDNFGIIEGLMSTVHAITATQKTVDGPSGKLWRDGRGASQNIIPASTGAAKAVGKVIPELNGKLTGMAFRVPTPNVSVVDLTVRLEKPAKYDDIKKVVKAAAEGPMKGILGYTEHQVVSTDFNGDSHSSIFDAGAGIALNDHFVKLVTWYDNEFGYSNRVCDLMAHMATKE; translated from the exons ATGGTCAAAGTCGGTATCAATGG ATTCGGCCGCATCGGTCGTCTGGTGACCCGTGCTGGCTTCACCTCCAAGAAGGTGGAGATTGTGGCCATCAATGACCCCTTCATCGACCTGGAGTACATG gTCTACATGTTCAAGTATGACTCCACCCACGGCCGCTACCATGGCGAAGTCAAGATTGAGGGCGACAAACTTGTCATCGACGGACATAAAATCACTGTTTTCCACGA GAGGGACCCAGCTCACATCAAATGGGGTGATGCTGGTGCCCAGTACGTTGTTGAGTCCACTGGTGTGTTCACCACCATTGAGAAGGCCTCT GCTCACTTGAAGGGCGGTGCCAAGAGAGTCATCATCTCTGCACCCAGCGCCGACGCTCCCATGTTTGTCATGGGTGTCAACCATCAGAAGTACGACAAGTCACTCCCAGTGGTCAG CAACGCCTCCTGCACAACCAACTGCCTGGCCCCCCTGGCCAAGGTCATCAACGACAACTTCGGCATCATTGAGGGTCTGATG AGCACAGTTCATGCCATCACTGCCACCCAGAAGACCGTGGACGGCCCCTCCGGCAAGCTGTGGAGGGACGGCCGTGGTGCCAGCCAGAACATCATCCCCGCCTCCACCGGTGCTGCCAAAGCTGTCGGCAAGGTCATCCCCGAGCTCAACGG CAAGTTGACCGGCATGGCCTTCCGTGTCCCCACCCCCAACGTGTCAGTGGTTGACCTGACAGTCCGCCTGGAGAAACCT GCCAAATACGATGACATCAAGAAGGTCGTCAAGGCTGCAGCTGAAGGACCCATGAAGGGCATCCTGGGATACACAGAGCACCAG GTCGTCTCCACAGACTTCAACGGTGACAGCcactcctccatctttgatgcTGGCGCTGGCATCGCCCTCAACGACCACTTTGTCAAGCTGGTCACATG GTACGACAATGAGTTCGGCTACAGCAACCGTGTCTGCGACCTGATGGCCCACATGGCCACCAAGGAGTAA